The bacterium nucleotide sequence CATGTTCGGTTTTCCCACTTGTTTCATAACTCTTTCGTAAAAGTCAGGTGCAATTTTTTTTATATCATCATGAGTATAATAAGGTTCAAATATTGTTAGAAAGTCTTTTGCTCCTTCAACCTGTGTAGGGTCAGTTTCGGGATTTGCTATCAGCTCCAATATTTGCTCATAAGACAAACCAGCTTTAAAGGTAGCAATTTTGCAGCAACTTCCGCACATATTGCACAATTTTTGAGGAAGTTTTAGTAGTTCTTTTATTTTTTTTACAGCTTCTGACATAATTTGTTTATCCTTTTACCAGAACATAGATCCATATTTACTCCAGGGTTTTATTTGTTCATCAATTAATTTTTTAAATTCTTCTATCGTCATGTCTTTTCCGGGGACTTTTCCATCTTCGGAAAGTGCTTCTACCGCAGTTAAGTACTCTTTAAATTTGCGGGTCATTTGCTTATATTTTTCTCTCAGTTCAAATTGCCAGCCTTCAAAGCCGCAGCCCGGAGGCATACATGTCCAGCCATGATGTGGCGCACGACTGCAAACAGTAGGTCTTTTTTCGTGCATAGGGCATAAATTATCTTCTGTGATATGAGGGCAGTAGTAAAAAGTTACATTATTTACATCAACATCTTCTTTATAGCTTAGTTCATCAAGAATCTTATCTACTTGCTCAGGTACAGCCTTTCTGGCTTCTTCCACCGAAGTAAATCTTTTGAAAAGATCCGTAAACACTTTTGCTTCAATATTACCAAGTGCTGCAAGTCTTTCAAGTTCTTCATGTGTATCAGAGGTTGCAATTACTTTGCAGCATTTTCCACACCTTCTGCATAAATATTGAGGAAATTCGTCAAGTTCTTTTTTAAAGTCGTCTATTTCTTGTTCGTACTTAAAATTCATATTTTTTTACCCATTAAGGTCTTTTCAATATTAATAATAATATAATTTAGTTTTATTATAAAACATCTTTAAATTATTTAGAAATTAATGCTAAGTTTTTGTACAAAAGTTTGAAAAACCTGTCTTTGTAGAGAATATTAAAACAAAATCTTTTTATTTAAGATGACTTAGACTTTTTGATGGTTTAAAAATACAAGCAGGTAATATTTATGGAAAATGTAAAAATATCCATAAACGGAAAAATTGTCGAAGCAAAGCAGGATTGGACTATACTGGATGCGGCAAAGTCAATCGGAATAAACATTCCTACACTTTGCTATTATCCGTTTATTAGCAGAAGGGGTGCTTGCAGGCTTTGCGTGGTAGAGGTAGAAAATAGTGCTAATCTCGTTGCTTCTTGTGTTTTTCCGATAAAAGAAGGGTTAATAATTCAAACTCATACTCCCAGAGTTTTAAAAGCAAGAAAAACACTTTTGGAACTTCTTGTGGCAAACCACAATATGGAGTGTCTTGTATGCAGGAGAAATGGCGACTGCAAGCTCCAAACACTATGCGAAGAATACGAAATTTCAGAAAATGTCTATAAAGGTAAAAAACGACCTGATTATAAAGATTGTTCTTCTGAAGCTTATGTAAAAGATTATGGAAAATGTATTTTATGCGGCAGATGCACAAAAGTTTGTGAAGAATTGCAGGATGTTCACGCAATTGAATTTGTTGACAGAGGTTTTTATTCAGAAATATTGCCTGCTTTTAGAAATAAAATTGCAGATTCTGTTTGTATAGACTGCGGACAATGTGTAATTTCCTGTCCTGTCGCATCACTTATAGAAAAAGACTCTACAGAAGAAGTATTTAACGCTCTGGCAGATGTAAACAAGTGCGTTATAGTTCAAACAGCACCGTCTATAAGGGTAACTATCGGTGAAGCAATGGGTTTAAAGGCAGGAACTGTTTCAACAGGAAAAATGGTAAGCGGTTTAAGGCAACTAGGCTTTAAAAAAGTTTTTGATACAGCGTTTGGCGCTGATTTGACAGTTATGGAAGAAGCAAGCGAGCTTGTTAACCGCATAAATAATAATGGAAAACTTCCTATGATGACTTCCTGTTCACCGGGATGGACCAAATTTATTGAAACTTTTTACCCTGAATTTATTCCTAACCTCTCAACATGCAAATCTCCTCATCAAATGTTAGGCGCAATAATAAAAAGTTATTTTGCCACTCAGAACAGTATTAAACCTGAAGATATTTTTGTTGTATCAGTTATGCCATGTACTGCAAAGAAATTTGAAATAACAAGAAATACAAATAAAGTTGACGGACTTCAAGATGTTGATGTCGTAATAACAACAAGGGAACTTGCCAAAATCTTAAAAACAGGCGGCGTGGACTTTTTTCAGATTGAAGAGTCTGACTTTGATAATCCGCTGGGGGCTGCATCAAGTGCGGGAGAAATTTTCGGAGCATCAGGCGGGGTTTTGGAAGCGTCTTTAAGAACAGCATATCAATTAATGACAGGAACTGAACTTGAAGAAATAAATTTTAAATCAGTAAGGGGCTTAAGCAGGATAAAAGAAGCTTCTCTTAATGTAAACGGAAAAATTATTAATGTTGCAGCCGTCAGTTCTCTATCCGAGGCCAGAAAAGTTATTGTAAAAATAAAAAACGGTGAAGTTAACTATGATTTTATGGAAGTAATGGCGTGTCCCGGTGGTTGCATTGCAGGAGGCGGCCAGCCTTATACAGAAGACTATGAAGTAATAAAAGCCAGAATGGAAAGCCTTTATGCTATAGATTTCGGCAAAAAAATCAGAAAAGCACACGAAAATCCATTTATAACTAAACTATATAAAGATTTCCTCGGAGAACCGTTAAGCCATATTTCTCACAAATATCTCCACACAAAATTTAAACCCAGACCAAATGTATATTAGGCTATTTTTTTGAAAGGTGAGGATTATTCATTTTGTATAATTCTTCGCGTCTTTTCTTGATTTTCGGGTTAGTCAAGTACTCATCATA carries:
- a CDS encoding YkgJ family cysteine cluster protein, translated to MSEAVKKIKELLKLPQKLCNMCGSCCKIATFKAGLSYEQILELIANPETDPTQVEGAKDFLTIFEPYYTHDDIKKIAPDFYERVMKQVGKPNMSFFRCRFIGKHGGCLIHEDRPLLCRMYPVPHERTMFFPGCGFEEQSIANWKEIEIIIEEVRKRSEQTS
- a CDS encoding YkgJ family cysteine cluster protein — its product is MNFKYEQEIDDFKKELDEFPQYLCRRCGKCCKVIATSDTHEELERLAALGNIEAKVFTDLFKRFTSVEEARKAVPEQVDKILDELSYKEDVDVNNVTFYYCPHITEDNLCPMHEKRPTVCSRAPHHGWTCMPPGCGFEGWQFELREKYKQMTRKFKEYLTAVEALSEDGKVPGKDMTIEEFKKLIDEQIKPWSKYGSMFW
- a CDS encoding NADH-dependent [FeFe] hydrogenase, group A6 translates to MENVKISINGKIVEAKQDWTILDAAKSIGINIPTLCYYPFISRRGACRLCVVEVENSANLVASCVFPIKEGLIIQTHTPRVLKARKTLLELLVANHNMECLVCRRNGDCKLQTLCEEYEISENVYKGKKRPDYKDCSSEAYVKDYGKCILCGRCTKVCEELQDVHAIEFVDRGFYSEILPAFRNKIADSVCIDCGQCVISCPVASLIEKDSTEEVFNALADVNKCVIVQTAPSIRVTIGEAMGLKAGTVSTGKMVSGLRQLGFKKVFDTAFGADLTVMEEASELVNRINNNGKLPMMTSCSPGWTKFIETFYPEFIPNLSTCKSPHQMLGAIIKSYFATQNSIKPEDIFVVSVMPCTAKKFEITRNTNKVDGLQDVDVVITTRELAKILKTGGVDFFQIEESDFDNPLGAASSAGEIFGASGGVLEASLRTAYQLMTGTELEEINFKSVRGLSRIKEASLNVNGKIINVAAVSSLSEARKVIVKIKNGEVNYDFMEVMACPGGCIAGGGQPYTEDYEVIKARMESLYAIDFGKKIRKAHENPFITKLYKDFLGEPLSHISHKYLHTKFKPRPNVY